The proteins below are encoded in one region of Canis lupus familiaris isolate Mischka breed German Shepherd chromosome 21, alternate assembly UU_Cfam_GSD_1.0, whole genome shotgun sequence:
- the LOC119877338 gene encoding olfactory receptor 52D1-like: MTVCNVSLGHPPFFILQGIPGMEDKHRWISIPFCSMYFITILGNCTIIFIICTERSLHKPMFLLLCMLALTDLGMSTTTIPKVLCIFWFRHSEISYVGCLVQMFFIHSISVMQSAILMTMAFDRYVAICEPLRYATILSNSRIGLIGLVSLVRAILFILPMPVLLQKMPFHANHVIPTTYCEHMAVVKMVCVDTTVNRIYGLVVALLVAGLDISAIASSYVLIIQAVLRLSSKEAHHKAVNTCTAHIVVMLLYYTPSLFSFLTHRFGRGIPLHVHTILGNLYFLIPPMLNPIIYAVKTKEFREKLTKYGYWMKKHIISNHGQNPF; encoded by the coding sequence ATGACTGTGTGCAATGTCTCCCTGGGGCATCCTCCTTTCTTCATTCTCCAAGGCATTCCCGGGATGGAGGACAAACACAGATGGATCTCTATCCCCTTCTGTTCCATGTACTTCATCACCATCCTTGGGAACTgcaccatcatcttcatcatctgcACAGAGCGCTCCCTGCACAAGCCCATGTTCCTGCTCCTCTGCATGTTGGCCCTCACAGACCTGGGCATGTCCACTACCACCATTCCCAAAGTGCTATGCATCTTCTGGTTTAGACACAGTGAGATCAGCTATGTGGGCTGTCTGGTCCAAATGTTCTTCATTCACTCCATATCTGTCATGCAGTCTGCCATTCTGATGACCATGGCCTTTGACCGCTACGTAGCCATCTGTGAGCCCCTGCGCTATGCCACCATCCTTTCCAATAGTCGCATTGGGCTCATTGGCTTAGTGAGTTTAGTAAGAGCCATCCTTTTCATTCTGCCCATGCCTGTCCTCCTCCAGAAGATGCCTTTTCATGCGAATCATGTCATCCCCACCACCTACTGTGAACACATGGCTGTGGTGAAGATGGTGTGTGTGGACACCACAGTCAACCGGATATATGGTCTGGTGGTGGCCTTGTTGGTTGCCGGGCTAGACATCTCAGCTATTGCCTCCTCTTATGTGCTTATCATCCAGGCTGTCCTGCGGCTGTCTTCTAAGGAAGCCCACCACAAAGCAGTCAACACCTGCACTGCACACATTGTTGTCATGCTTCTCTACTATACTCCCTCACTGTTCTCTTTCCTCACTCACCGCTTTGGCAGGGGAATTCCACTGCATGTGCACACCATTCTTGGAAACCTCTACTTCCTTATACCTCCAATGCTCAATCCTATTATTTATGCAGTGAAAACCAAGGAGTTTCGGGAAAAACTGACCAAATATGGGTACTGGATGAAAAAGCACATAATCAGTAACCATGGTCAGAATCCTTTCTAA